The Stegostoma tigrinum isolate sSteTig4 chromosome 41, sSteTig4.hap1, whole genome shotgun sequence genome has a window encoding:
- the LOC132206706 gene encoding post-GPI attachment to proteins factor 4-like, which yields MLSRWVQTTWRAEASGVGAGGFRGRVLPCLKRPWVHAVLLYLLTFGVVLPLLCQGLRQSRYFTRAAHLRRLTEEALEHSRARGEEAERYVREADPGHPARGAPVAVVAVVTVSRKQAAAYRYYLQVVSALHRMLASCRGCRGYRLFACNVDPEPDGHWEAPEASRLILTVQRFGRGRGRPSGGDDNRFEKEKQDYAYCLQEALSAYGPRHVVLLEDDAVPTEDFFLVLRDLLERRLTTPAARGALYVKLYHPERLQGYLNPEPMRVLEWLGLGALGGTSLSIVYRKLCRRASVMLSWAVLALYTMLVVELAGRHYLLEWRRLSPQLYSLMPATECCTPATLFSAPAARRVLAYLGSVRCRAGYAKDTALYALLREHGETAYALEPNLVTHIGLYSTLRGPIAQPSL from the coding sequence ATGTTGAGTCGCTGGGTGCAGACAACGTGGCGCGCCGAGGCGAGCGGAGTCGGGGCTGGGGGGTTCCGCGGGCGCGTCCTGCCCTGTTTGAAGAGGCCGTGGGTTCATGCCGTGCTGCTCTACCTCCTCACCTTCGGCGTCGTGCTGCCCCTGCTGTGCCAGGGACTGCGGCAGTCCCGGTATTTCACCCGCGCTGCCCACCTCCGGCGTCTGACGGAGGAGGCGCTGGAGCACAGCCGGGCGAGGGGCGAGGAGGCGGAGCGCTACGTGCGGGAGGCGGACCCGGGCCACCCGGCCCGCGGGGCCCCCGTCGCGGTCGTTGCGGTGGTGACGGTGTCCCGGAAACAGGCCGCCGCCTACCGCTACTACCTGCAGGTGGTGTCGGCCCTGCACCGGATGCTGGCTTCGTGCCGCGGTTGCCGGGGCTACCGGCTCTTCGCCTGCAACGTTGACCCTGAGCCTGATGGCCACTGGGAGGCGCCGGAGGCCTCCCGCCTCATCCTCACCGTACAGCGGTTCGGCCGAGGCCGCGGCAGGCCATCAGGGGGCGACGACAACCGCTTCGAGAAGGAGAAGCAGGACTATGCCTACTGCCTGCAGGAGGCGCTCTCTGCCTACGGCCCCCGGCACGTGGTTCTGCTGGAGGACGACGCTGTGCCAACGGAGGACTTCTTCCTGGTCCTGCGGGACCTCCTGGAGAGGAGGCTGACCACCCCTGCCGCCCGGGGAGCCCTCTACGTCAAGCTCTACCACCCCGAGAGGCTGCAGGGGTACCTCAACCCCGAGCCAATGCGCGTCCTGGAGTGGCTGGGCCTGGGCGCCCTGGGCGGCACCTCGCTCAGCATCGTCTACCGGAAGCTCTGCCGAAGGGCCTCGGTGATGCTGAGCTGGGCCGTTCTGGCCCTCTACACCATGCTGGTGGTCGAGCTGGCCGGGCGCCACTACCTGCTGGAGTGGCGCCGCCTCAGCCCTCAGCTCTACTCCCTGATGCCCGCCACCGAGTGCTGCACTCCCGCCACGCTCTTCTCGGCGCCGGCTGCCCGCCGGGTGCTGGCGTACCTCGGCAGCGTTCGGTGCAGGGCAGGCTACGCCAAGGACACGGCGCTCTACGCCCTGCTGCGGGAACACGGCGAGACTGCCTATGCCCTGGAGCCCAACCTGGTCACCCACATCGGGCTCTACTCCACCCTCCGAGGCCCCATCGCTCAACCCAGCCTCTGA